A window of the Mucilaginibacter sp. cycad4 genome harbors these coding sequences:
- a CDS encoding AI-2E family transporter, with protein sequence MPTKKLIAPFYERLALVLIGFMALGYLIIMGKDLLDPMIFGFIFAILLLPVCNFLENKLRLPRSMASLVSILLLVGVISGILYLVGSQISNMANDWPMLQKQVKQSIQDLQEWIQHAFHVNAAKQMAYVDDTAKKLMESGTDVLGTTFGAISSLMLFYVFILIFTFFILLYRRLLIRFMVWVFRDENEHVVMDIVENIQSILRQYILGLLLEMVIVAGVAITVFWMIGIKYAALLGIIVGLFNIIPYIGIFTALLLSTVITFATGSISNTVAVAVSVIGIHAVDANFLLPTIVGSKVRLNALISFIGIILGEMIWGLSGMFLSIPVIAIFKIIFDRIETLKPWGYLLGGDYEYKKTAAQAMKTE encoded by the coding sequence ATGCCAACAAAAAAACTCATCGCTCCATTTTATGAACGTCTTGCTTTAGTACTTATTGGTTTTATGGCCCTGGGCTACCTGATTATTATGGGTAAAGATCTGCTTGATCCCATGATCTTTGGTTTTATATTCGCCATACTTTTGCTTCCCGTTTGTAATTTCCTGGAAAATAAGCTTAGGTTGCCCCGCAGCATGGCATCGCTGGTTTCTATATTATTATTAGTTGGTGTTATTAGCGGGATCCTGTACCTGGTGGGCTCACAAATCTCGAACATGGCTAATGACTGGCCGATGCTCCAAAAGCAGGTTAAGCAATCTATACAGGACCTGCAGGAATGGATCCAGCATGCTTTTCACGTTAACGCCGCCAAACAAATGGCCTATGTTGATGACACTGCGAAAAAGCTCATGGAATCGGGCACGGATGTACTTGGCACTACTTTCGGGGCCATCTCATCGCTCATGCTGTTTTATGTGTTTATCCTGATCTTTACCTTTTTTATCCTGTTATACAGGCGCCTGCTCATTCGTTTTATGGTATGGGTTTTCAGGGACGAAAATGAACATGTGGTAATGGATATTGTTGAAAATATTCAAAGTATTTTGAGGCAATATATATTGGGGCTGCTGTTGGAAATGGTGATAGTAGCCGGCGTAGCCATTACTGTTTTTTGGATGATAGGTATAAAATATGCCGCTTTGCTGGGCATTATAGTTGGCCTTTTCAATATTATTCCATACATCGGGATTTTCACCGCCTTACTTTTAAGTACTGTTATAACTTTTGCTACAGGCAGTATTAGCAACACTGTAGCGGTGGCTGTTAGTGTTATTGGGATTCACGCAGTTGATGCCAACTTTTTGCTGCCCACTATAGTTGGTTCAAAAGTTAGGCTCAATGCCCTCATCTCTTTTATAGGTATTATTTTAGGCGAAATGATCTGGGGGCTTTCGGGTATGTTCCTTTCCATTCCCGTTATTGCCATATTCAAGATCATATTTGACCGCATTGAAACACTTAAACCGTGGGGATATCTGTTAGGTGGCGATTATGAGTATAAAAAAACGGCCGCACAGGCCATGAAAACCGAATAA
- a CDS encoding 3',5'-cyclic-nucleotide phosphodiesterase, with translation MSLKCKLLPFLYTFLFPVILVAQTPKASTFRLVPLGILGGIDESNLSAYMLAPKGSNNYICLDAGTIHYGIEKAVMCKSFKVPANTVLRQYIKGYFISHPHLDHIAGLIINSPEDSTKNIYALNDCIETIKTHYFTWKSWANFADQGETPALKKYRYKVLEPGTETAIENTELKVRAFPLSHSNLTSTAFLVNSNDNYLLYLGDTGPDEIEKSGNMQSLWQAVAPLIKSKKLKAILIEVSFPNEQPDKTLFGHLTPKWLMTEMDKLAILTGTDAIKGLNIVVTHLKPPMTSISKIKVQLKAANKLNLNLVYPQQGKALNF, from the coding sequence ATGAGCCTTAAGTGTAAATTACTGCCATTCCTATATACTTTCCTGTTTCCTGTAATTTTGGTTGCACAAACTCCAAAGGCCTCAACATTCAGACTGGTACCCTTAGGAATATTAGGAGGTATTGATGAAAGTAACCTATCGGCCTATATGCTGGCACCCAAAGGCAGCAATAACTATATCTGCCTTGATGCAGGCACAATACATTACGGCATTGAAAAAGCCGTAATGTGTAAAAGCTTTAAGGTCCCTGCAAATACTGTGCTCAGGCAGTATATTAAAGGTTACTTTATATCACACCCACATCTTGACCATATTGCCGGGCTCATTATTAATTCGCCTGAGGATAGCACCAAAAACATCTATGCACTTAATGATTGCATTGAAACTATAAAAACCCACTACTTTACCTGGAAAAGCTGGGCCAACTTTGCCGATCAGGGTGAAACACCGGCACTGAAAAAATATCGCTATAAAGTATTGGAACCCGGTACCGAAACTGCTATCGAAAATACCGAACTTAAGGTCCGGGCTTTCCCGCTCAGTCATTCCAATTTAACCAGTACTGCTTTTTTGGTGAACAGCAATGATAATTATTTGCTTTATTTAGGAGATACAGGGCCCGATGAGATAGAAAAAAGCGGCAATATGCAAAGCCTGTGGCAGGCCGTTGCTCCGCTGATAAAAAGCAAAAAACTGAAGGCTATTTTAATAGAAGTATCTTTCCCCAATGAACAGCCGGATAAAACATTATTCGGTCACCTTACGCCAAAATGGTTAATGACCGAAATGGATAAACTTGCTATACTTACCGGTACAGATGCTATTAAAGGCTTAAACATTGTAGTAACTCATTTAAAGCCGCCGATGACCAGCATCAGTAAAATTAAAGTTCAGCTAAAGGCTGCCAACAAATTAAACCTAAACCTGGTATATCCGCAACAGGGAAAGGCCCTTAATTTTTAA
- a CDS encoding energy transducer TonB codes for MEYREENNYPKAFIATGIIMAVLIAACYFIVFKNPPVEENGTGGILVNYGTVDEGMGDDYMSTEEPSVAEKANHTKPDKVTETKPTEEKPTPESSEKTVVTQNTEDAPEVAAPTKKPSQNVAPTPPVKTQPAKPTVNQNALYKGKASTGTGEGDGTGKTPGNQGKTTGTTLTNNYNGTGSGNGGSLNMAQRNFVSRPSVSDDNRQSGKIVVDIRVDKDGNVTYARAGARGTTISDAGLLQKCEDAVKNSKLNPLDNAPDQQQGTVVFVFKVN; via the coding sequence ATGGAGTACAGGGAAGAAAATAACTATCCGAAAGCATTTATAGCAACAGGCATTATCATGGCTGTGTTAATAGCGGCATGTTATTTTATCGTATTCAAAAACCCGCCGGTTGAAGAGAACGGGACAGGCGGCATATTGGTAAACTATGGTACGGTTGATGAAGGCATGGGCGATGATTACATGAGCACTGAAGAACCTTCGGTAGCTGAAAAAGCCAACCACACCAAACCCGATAAAGTTACCGAAACCAAACCTACCGAAGAAAAACCAACGCCCGAAAGCAGCGAGAAAACGGTAGTTACCCAAAATACGGAGGATGCTCCTGAAGTGGCTGCGCCTACAAAAAAACCAAGCCAGAATGTAGCCCCTACCCCTCCTGTAAAAACACAGCCTGCCAAACCTACTGTTAACCAAAATGCATTGTACAAAGGGAAAGCATCAACAGGCACAGGAGAGGGCGATGGTACAGGCAAAACGCCGGGCAATCAGGGTAAAACTACAGGTACTACATTGACCAATAACTATAACGGAACAGGATCGGGCAATGGCGGCAGCCTCAACATGGCACAGCGTAACTTTGTGAGCCGTCCCTCTGTAAGTGACGATAACCGCCAAAGCGGTAAAATTGTAGTTGATATCCGGGTTGATAAGGATGGTAACGTAACTTACGCCCGTGCCGGCGCCCGAGGTACCACCATATCAGATGCAGGCCTGCTTCAAAAATGCGAAGATGCTGTAAAAAACTCCAAGCTTAACCCGCTTGATAATGCCCCCGATCAGCAGCAGGGTACTGTTGTTTTTGTATTTAAGGTAAATTGA
- a CDS encoding MotA/TolQ/ExbB proton channel family protein has protein sequence MTLLLIQQLTDTAKHLADTANHAVTTAALPTEELRFGDLLIKGGWVMIPIGVLAVLGLVIFFERYFTIRKASRNESNLMVQVRASIHSGNLESAIAICRNNNTPLGRMLQKGLLRIGRPIKDIEGAIENVGKLEVSKLEKNIGILGIVAGIAPMFGFLGTIAGVIKIFYDISKTDNISMGVISGGLYVKMVTSAAGLFVGIVAYVCYHILNMMVDKVILKLETDAIEFIDLLEEPSK, from the coding sequence ATGACTTTATTATTAATACAGCAACTTACAGATACCGCCAAGCACCTGGCAGATACCGCAAACCACGCCGTAACAACTGCAGCCCTGCCAACTGAAGAACTTCGCTTTGGCGACCTGCTGATCAAAGGTGGCTGGGTAATGATCCCGATAGGTGTTTTAGCTGTACTGGGGCTGGTAATCTTTTTTGAGCGATACTTTACTATCAGAAAAGCATCCCGCAATGAATCAAACCTGATGGTACAGGTACGTGCCAGTATCCACTCGGGTAACCTGGAATCGGCCATTGCTATTTGCCGTAACAATAATACCCCGCTTGGGCGCATGCTGCAAAAAGGCTTATTGCGCATTGGCAGGCCAATAAAAGATATTGAAGGCGCCATCGAGAACGTTGGCAAGCTGGAAGTATCCAAACTGGAAAAAAACATTGGTATATTGGGTATCGTAGCCGGTATAGCACCGATGTTTGGTTTCCTGGGTACTATTGCCGGTGTAATCAAAATCTTTTATGATATCTCAAAAACCGATAACATCAGCATGGGCGTAATCTCTGGCGGTTTATATGTAAAGATGGTAACGTCAGCCGCAGGTTTGTTTGTAGGTATCGTAGCTTATGTTTGCTATCACATTTTAAATATGATGGTTGACAAGGTGATCCTGAAGCTGGAAACCGATGCCATTGAATTTATTGACCTGTTAGAGGAGCCGAGCAAATGA
- a CDS encoding biopolymer transporter ExbD, with protein MNLRKRHRGASAEVHTSAMNDIMFFLLLFFLIASTVTNPNVIKLVLPKSSTGQSVSKKTITVSVTKDLKYYVDKKEIPVDALQTTLAGYKTLATELTIVLYVDKTVAIQDVVQVMDVAQKLNIKLVLATEPKG; from the coding sequence ATGAATTTAAGAAAACGACACAGGGGCGCATCGGCAGAGGTACATACATCGGCAATGAACGATATCATGTTCTTCCTGCTGCTGTTTTTCCTCATAGCCTCAACAGTTACCAACCCTAACGTTATTAAGCTGGTGTTGCCTAAATCATCAACAGGGCAGTCGGTATCTAAAAAAACCATAACAGTATCGGTAACCAAAGATCTGAAGTACTACGTAGATAAAAAGGAGATCCCGGTAGATGCTTTGCAAACCACACTGGCGGGCTATAAAACCCTGGCTACCGAACTTACCATAGTTTTGTATGTTGATAAAACGGTAGCCATACAGGATGTGGTACAGGTGATGGACGTGGCACAAAAATTGAACATTAAACTGGTTTTGGCAACAGAACCTAAGGGATAA
- a CDS encoding folylpolyglutamate synthase/dihydrofolate synthase family protein yields the protein MNYQQTLQYLYTQLPMFTRDGASAFKKDLTNTLELCRRLDNPQHKFKSIHVGGTNGKGSTSHMLAAVLQTAGYKTGLYTSPHLKDFRERIRVNGQMISEQTVIDFVEHHRGDFDEIAPSFFEMTVALAFDVFAKQQVDIAIIEVGLGGRLDSTNVITPLLSVITNIGWDHMNMLGNTLPLIAGEKAGIIKPGIPVIIGEKQEEVAGVFIEKAGKTNSRLRFASEEWMISSPEAGKSESRKEKEGLLEIIAKRNPLSHTSSGLSDFRTFGLDLTGTYQLKNTKTVLSAVDELIAQGFIISDVHIQTALKQVKTLTGLHGRWETLSLNPLTICDTGHNPDGIEEVMKNIASVKYNHLHMVIGMVNDKDTGKVLPMFPKDAAYYFCKPDIPRGLDAGIMKAQAEVHGLIGKAYPSVKAALLSAQKNAGDNDLVFVGGSTFVVAEVV from the coding sequence ATGAACTACCAGCAAACCCTCCAATACCTATACACCCAGCTTCCCATGTTTACACGTGACGGAGCTTCGGCATTTAAAAAAGATTTGACCAATACGCTTGAACTTTGCAGGCGGTTGGATAATCCTCAGCACAAATTTAAAAGTATACATGTGGGCGGCACCAATGGCAAAGGCTCAACATCGCACATGCTGGCTGCCGTTTTGCAAACAGCAGGTTATAAAACAGGGCTTTATACGTCTCCCCATCTTAAAGATTTTCGCGAGCGCATCCGCGTTAACGGCCAAATGATCAGCGAGCAAACTGTAATTGACTTTGTTGAACATCATAGGGGCGATTTTGATGAAATAGCGCCCTCCTTTTTTGAGATGACCGTTGCACTTGCATTTGATGTTTTTGCCAAACAACAGGTAGATATCGCCATCATTGAAGTAGGCTTAGGCGGCAGGTTGGATTCGACCAATGTGATCACCCCGCTCCTGTCTGTAATTACCAATATCGGCTGGGACCATATGAATATGCTGGGCAATACCCTGCCGCTGATAGCAGGTGAAAAAGCAGGCATCATCAAACCGGGCATCCCGGTGATCATTGGAGAGAAACAGGAGGAAGTCGCCGGCGTCTTTATTGAAAAAGCAGGTAAAACAAATAGTAGGCTCCGGTTTGCATCGGAAGAGTGGATGATTTCAAGTCCGGAAGCTGGGAAGTCCGAAAGTCGGAAAGAAAAAGAAGGGCTACTTGAGATTATTGCGAAACGAAACCCATTGAGCCATACCTCTTCCGGACTTTCGGACTTTCGGACTTTCGGACTCGACCTAACAGGTACCTATCAGCTTAAAAATACAAAAACAGTTCTATCAGCCGTTGATGAGCTAATAGCACAAGGTTTTATTATTTCTGATGTTCATATTCAAACGGCCCTGAAACAGGTAAAAACCTTAACTGGTCTACATGGCCGCTGGGAAACTTTAAGCCTTAACCCGCTTACCATTTGTGATACGGGGCACAACCCGGATGGTATTGAGGAAGTGATGAAAAATATTGCTTCTGTTAAATACAACCATCTACACATGGTTATCGGGATGGTGAACGATAAGGATACCGGCAAAGTATTGCCAATGTTTCCGAAAGATGCTGCATACTATTTCTGCAAACCCGACATCCCCCGCGGGCTGGACGCAGGGATCATGAAAGCGCAGGCCGAAGTTCACGGCTTAATTGGCAAAGCTTATCCATCGGTAAAAGCAGCATTGTTATCGGCACAGAAAAATGCAGGCGACAATGATCTTGTTTTTGTTGGCGGCAGCACTTTTGTGGTAGCGGAGGTGGTATAG
- a CDS encoding alpha/beta hydrolase-fold protein has product MKILKPVFLFLLLISSPSLFAQQGKVLEEQTLKSKILKRNVNYAVYLPPDYETANRTYPVVYLLHGYTDDHTGWLQFGEVNRYADKAISDGTIPPMIIVMPNADSSWYINSYDGKEKYEDFFIKEFMPHIEKVLRIKAEKKYRGIAGLSMGGYGTLIYTLKHPDLFAAGAALSAAVFPDDQLVSTPDDTYEKIFAQLYGRGLKGKDRVNNVWQSNSVLNLVQTKTTDELKSVRYWIDCGDDDFLSKGNCLLHIALAEKNVPHEFRVRDGAHTWTYWRTGITSALQFIGDNFRQK; this is encoded by the coding sequence ATGAAAATACTTAAACCTGTTTTTTTATTCCTGCTGCTGATAAGCAGTCCCAGTTTATTTGCACAGCAGGGTAAGGTGCTTGAGGAGCAAACCCTAAAAAGCAAAATTTTAAAGCGCAATGTAAACTATGCTGTTTATCTCCCTCCGGATTATGAAACTGCTAATCGAACCTACCCTGTGGTTTACCTCCTGCACGGCTATACCGACGACCATACGGGCTGGCTGCAATTTGGCGAAGTTAACCGCTATGCCGATAAAGCTATTAGCGATGGCACTATCCCGCCGATGATCATTGTAATGCCTAATGCCGATTCGAGCTGGTACATCAACTCGTACGATGGTAAGGAAAAATACGAGGACTTTTTTATTAAAGAGTTTATGCCGCATATTGAAAAGGTGCTGCGCATTAAGGCCGAAAAAAAATACCGTGGCATTGCAGGGCTTTCAATGGGTGGTTATGGCACATTGATCTATACACTTAAACACCCCGATCTGTTTGCAGCAGGTGCAGCCTTAAGTGCAGCTGTATTCCCTGACGATCAGCTTGTAAGCACCCCTGATGATACTTATGAAAAAATATTTGCACAGCTTTATGGACGGGGTTTAAAGGGGAAAGACCGGGTTAACAATGTATGGCAAAGCAACTCGGTTTTAAACCTGGTGCAAACCAAAACTACCGATGAGCTAAAATCTGTAAGATACTGGATAGATTGCGGCGACGACGATTTTCTGAGCAAAGGCAACTGCCTGTTGCACATTGCCCTCGCCGAAAAAAATGTACCACATGAATTCCGCGTGCGCGATGGCGCCCACACCTGGACTTACTGGCGTACAGGGATCACCAGTGCGCTGCAATTTATTGGTGATAATTTCAGGCAAAAGTAG
- the mgrA gene encoding L-glyceraldehyde 3-phosphate reductase, with protein sequence MTYIASANRYQTMQYRRCGNSGIKLPAISLGLWHNFGHVDVADNYRKILHLAFDSGITHFDLANNYGPPPGSAEENFGKILKEDFRDYRDELIISSKAGYTMWPGPYGDWGSKKYLVASLDQSLKRMGLDYVDIFYHHRPDPNTPLEETMTALDLIVRQGKALYVGISNYPVELASKAIKILKELGTPCLIHQPKYSMFERWVEGGLLNVLGNEGVGCIPFSPLAQGLLTDKYLHGIPEDSRAARPTGFLQKSHVTDERLSQIRDLNSLAVQRGQSLAQMALAWILKDERVTSVLIGASRPEQLSDSLKALDNLRFSAEELARIEEILAP encoded by the coding sequence ATGACATATATCGCATCTGCCAACAGGTATCAAACTATGCAATACCGTCGCTGTGGCAACAGTGGCATCAAGCTTCCGGCAATTTCACTGGGCCTTTGGCACAATTTCGGTCACGTTGACGTTGCCGATAATTACCGCAAGATTCTACACCTCGCTTTCGATAGCGGCATCACCCATTTTGACCTGGCCAACAACTACGGTCCGCCTCCTGGTTCGGCTGAAGAGAATTTTGGCAAGATCCTGAAAGAAGATTTCCGCGATTACCGCGATGAGCTTATCATATCAAGCAAAGCCGGCTACACCATGTGGCCAGGCCCGTATGGCGACTGGGGTTCAAAGAAATACCTGGTAGCCAGTCTTGATCAAAGCCTTAAACGTATGGGGCTCGATTACGTGGATATCTTTTACCATCACCGCCCGGATCCTAACACGCCGCTTGAAGAAACCATGACCGCATTGGACCTGATTGTTCGCCAGGGAAAAGCGTTGTATGTTGGTATCTCCAACTATCCCGTCGAACTGGCTTCAAAAGCTATCAAAATACTTAAAGAGTTGGGTACGCCGTGTCTTATCCATCAGCCTAAATACTCTATGTTTGAGCGCTGGGTTGAAGGTGGTTTGCTGAATGTTTTAGGTAACGAGGGTGTTGGTTGCATCCCTTTTTCGCCCTTAGCCCAGGGTTTACTGACCGATAAATACCTGCATGGCATCCCGGAAGACTCAAGGGCGGCAAGGCCAACCGGCTTCCTGCAAAAAAGCCACGTCACCGACGAACGCCTGAGCCAGATCAGGGACCTGAACAGCCTGGCCGTGCAACGCGGTCAGTCACTGGCCCAAATGGCACTGGCCTGGATACTGAAAGATGAACGCGTAACATCAGTATTGATAGGAGCCAGCAGACCGGAACAATTATCTGATTCATTAAAAGCTTTAGATAACCTCCGGTTTTCGGCAGAGGAATTAGCAAGGATAGAAGAAATTTTAGCCCCCTAA
- a CDS encoding Gfo/Idh/MocA family oxidoreductase, translating into MSTINWGIIGCGNVTEKKSGPAFKKVEGSNLVAVMRRDAEKAADYAARHGVGKWYSNADELLNDHELNAIYIATPPASHLDYALAALKKGLNVYVEKPVTRNSAEAKAMAAAVKGSSSKLTVAHYRRALPMFLKVKELIDTQLIGEIRTVQIRMWQSRKPTLIADVETNWRVLPELSGGGYFHDLAPHQLDLMLYYFGEPEMYHGFSLNQSNSTPADDHVCGQILFKNKVVVNGSWCFNVAETETTDTCEIIGTKGKITFPFFGNYISWKTDSDEDTITFTHPEHIQQPFITKIVAYFKGEGPNPCPIEEAVTLMDIIDAFTFKK; encoded by the coding sequence ATGAGTACGATAAACTGGGGCATTATAGGCTGCGGCAACGTAACGGAAAAAAAGAGCGGGCCGGCATTTAAAAAAGTGGAGGGAAGTAACCTTGTGGCCGTCATGCGCCGCGATGCAGAAAAAGCGGCCGATTATGCCGCACGCCATGGTGTAGGCAAATGGTACAGTAATGCCGATGAATTGCTGAACGATCATGAACTGAACGCGATCTACATAGCCACCCCTCCCGCATCTCATCTCGACTATGCGCTTGCTGCACTAAAAAAAGGGCTAAACGTTTATGTCGAAAAACCGGTAACCCGCAATTCGGCTGAAGCAAAAGCTATGGCAGCAGCTGTTAAGGGAAGCAGTTCAAAACTTACAGTTGCCCATTACCGCCGGGCTTTGCCTATGTTTTTAAAAGTAAAGGAACTGATAGATACACAGCTGATTGGCGAGATCCGTACTGTACAGATCAGGATGTGGCAAAGCCGCAAACCAACTCTTATTGCCGATGTAGAAACCAACTGGCGTGTACTGCCTGAGCTATCAGGCGGCGGCTATTTTCATGACCTTGCCCCGCATCAGCTTGATTTGATGCTGTATTATTTCGGCGAGCCCGAAATGTATCATGGTTTTTCGCTCAACCAATCAAACTCAACGCCTGCCGACGATCACGTTTGCGGGCAGATCCTGTTTAAAAATAAGGTAGTGGTAAACGGTTCCTGGTGCTTTAATGTTGCCGAAACTGAAACTACCGATACCTGCGAGATCATCGGCACAAAAGGAAAAATCACTTTCCCCTTTTTTGGCAATTACATCAGCTGGAAAACTGATAGTGACGAAGACACCATAACTTTCACTCATCCCGAGCATATCCAGCAGCCTTTTATAACCAAAATAGTAGCTTACTTTAAGGGCGAAGGGCCAAACCCCTGCCCTATTGAAGAAGCAGTAACGCTAATGGATATCATCGACGCATTCACATTCAAGAAGTAG
- a CDS encoding lipocalin-like domain-containing protein: protein MKHKLLFVFLLLGGMASAQNKTGIGSLTGTYELVAVDNIAADGSRIHLYGDSPKGILMFDAMGHYTLQIYSEGRPKFAAGDKSKGTDEENRAALKGCNAHYGSYKIEGSNIIFNIEHASFPNWEGTQQKRPFIISGDIFKYTVPAPTTGGAVTGEVVWKKLSGSELTGFKN, encoded by the coding sequence ATGAAACATAAATTGCTTTTCGTTTTTTTGCTGCTTGGAGGTATGGCATCGGCACAAAACAAAACAGGGATCGGTAGTTTAACCGGGACCTATGAACTGGTGGCTGTTGATAATATTGCCGCCGACGGTAGCCGCATCCATCTTTACGGAGATTCGCCGAAGGGGATCCTGATGTTCGACGCTATGGGGCATTATACCTTACAGATCTACAGCGAGGGGCGTCCAAAGTTTGCGGCAGGTGATAAAAGTAAGGGGACCGACGAAGAAAACAGGGCTGCTCTTAAAGGATGTAATGCCCATTACGGCAGTTATAAAATTGAAGGGAGCAATATCATCTTCAATATAGAACATGCATCATTCCCCAACTGGGAGGGAACGCAGCAAAAGCGGCCATTTATAATTTCGGGAGATATTTTTAAGTATACCGTACCTGCACCGACCACAGGGGGGGCGGTAACGGGGGAAGTTGTTTGGAAGAAACTGTCCGGATCAGAATTAACAGGATTTAAGAATTAA
- a CDS encoding alpha/beta hydrolase-fold protein, with amino-acid sequence MNTIKRILLVCLLLISANVFAQTTGKVVEEQYIKSDILNHNVKYAVYLPADYETSNRTYPVVYLLHGYGDDHTGWLQFGEVNRYADKAIADGTIPPMIIVMPDGGTSFFINAYNDKLNYEDFFFKEFIPSIEKEYRIKGTKQYRGVAGLSMGGFGTLVYSLKHPDMFSAAAALSAAVRTDDDFMAVTDQRWKDVYGKVFGPDLKGKERLNTTWQANSILGLVQSKTTDELKNVRYWIDCGDDDALSKGNSLLHIALTEKKVPHEFRIRDGAHNWTYWRTGITDALAFIGDSFRQK; translated from the coding sequence ATGAATACTATAAAAAGGATTTTGCTGGTTTGTTTATTGCTGATTTCGGCAAATGTATTTGCGCAAACTACCGGTAAGGTGGTTGAAGAGCAATACATAAAAAGCGATATTTTAAATCACAACGTAAAATACGCGGTATACCTGCCTGCCGATTATGAAACATCAAATCGTACTTACCCGGTAGTATACCTGTTGCATGGTTATGGTGATGACCATACCGGCTGGCTGCAATTTGGTGAAGTTAACCGCTATGCCGATAAAGCCATTGCCGACGGTACCATCCCGCCGATGATCATTGTAATGCCCGATGGAGGTACAAGTTTTTTCATCAATGCATACAATGACAAACTAAATTATGAAGACTTCTTTTTCAAGGAGTTTATACCATCTATCGAAAAAGAATATCGTATAAAAGGTACTAAACAATATCGCGGGGTAGCGGGCTTATCAATGGGAGGTTTTGGCACACTGGTATACAGCCTCAAACACCCTGATATGTTTTCGGCAGCGGCGGCGTTAAGTGCTGCAGTACGCACCGATGATGATTTCATGGCTGTAACAGACCAGCGCTGGAAGGATGTTTATGGCAAAGTATTCGGCCCCGATCTTAAGGGGAAAGAACGCCTTAATACTACCTGGCAGGCCAACTCCATACTGGGTTTGGTGCAAAGCAAAACAACTGATGAGCTGAAAAATGTGCGCTACTGGATAGATTGCGGTGATGACGATGCACTGAGCAAAGGGAATAGTCTGCTGCATATAGCCTTAACAGAAAAGAAAGTGCCACATGAATTCCGCATCCGCGACGGAGCCCACAACTGGACCTACTGGCGCACCGGCATCACCGATGCATTGGCATTTATTGGGGATAGTTTCAGGCAGAAGTAA
- a CDS encoding DUF6496 domain-containing protein, with the protein MAKYSEKAGEKVEKTMHEMKEGKLKSGSGKKVTSKKQAVAIGLSEARKEGAKVPKKKS; encoded by the coding sequence ATGGCAAAGTATTCAGAAAAAGCCGGCGAGAAGGTTGAGAAAACCATGCACGAAATGAAGGAAGGCAAGCTGAAAAGCGGCAGCGGCAAAAAAGTAACCAGCAAAAAGCAAGCGGTAGCGATAGGCCTTTCAGAAGCGCGGAAAGAAGGTGCCAAAGTGCCTAAAAAGAAAAGCTGA
- a CDS encoding helix-turn-helix domain-containing protein has protein sequence MDKKSKHAAPRCGIDYAFQRIGGKYKGRILWRLRNGTMRYGELRRTVTGVTSKMLTQALRELEDDCLIIRQVYVEVPPRVEYTLTDTGKELLPFLQLLRDWAKHQMQVNDIIAMP, from the coding sequence ATGGATAAAAAATCAAAACATGCCGCCCCAAGATGTGGCATCGACTACGCTTTTCAGCGGATAGGCGGCAAATACAAAGGCCGCATCCTGTGGCGTTTACGCAACGGCACCATGCGTTACGGCGAATTGCGCCGCACAGTTACCGGTGTAACTTCAAAAATGCTTACCCAGGCCCTGCGCGAATTGGAAGATGATTGCCTTATTATACGGCAGGTTTACGTTGAAGTGCCCCCAAGGGTTGAGTATACCCTTACTGATACCGGTAAAGAACTACTCCCCTTTTTACAGCTACTCCGCGATTGGGCCAAACACCAGATGCAGGTTAATGATATAATTGCTATGCCCTGA